A stretch of the Takifugu flavidus isolate HTHZ2018 chromosome 1, ASM371156v2, whole genome shotgun sequence genome encodes the following:
- the xirp2b gene encoding xin actin-binding repeat-containing protein 2 isoform X1 — protein sequence MPRKWSPVERADLCPLPNAATVPRWCCCTTVEIQSTARHVSAFSPPTGPIIDTFIERALSNAGLESPQPSEILLASFLQVTEESAVCSLPVGFASVRKLFETQQTANSHSVTQFQLHQTTVQEMSDSEVIVSTRQVLPGSESLDCNQQTMVSYCSNNLESSSDNRQNEADEEFPRYTTKELRAHFERTIEEAAPQKPIKIDRDINQSKWSSNVKQSQTVTNEVCQTTTIESTKATEVEVTDNEDFPPPPPAEDADYLPPPPPDLLQMPESEDVPACQDFPEPPEPLNPFKDPFNREAFCKQRRMNELKRLYKHIQPDISSIEECHTDYDETDSNKLHSCEYIYEDDVVHDDINYDQCEEWEEILPGDVQSMRWIFENKPLDTIRDESRSEEDDEGKITQQEIILGKDVKRTAWMFETKPMDELSTRNISMTEYKNKFNKIDKGDVRAAAWLFETHRMDALNKMHKEEDLTKEILFTENDENSTIYMIDNKCMENLGHTETIDESHLLTLRSVLEEIKGEVKTVTTTFDTQFKCVIMGQSSQLLEIKSVRKTETELENSIASRWLFDTQPLTVTDIGPTPLSLLCSLSMEDSNKGDWGRWLFEIKTLNSLQDLEKPKAENEEVIGADVRKHCLVFETQPMDSLKDDSNARPQTIEDIIGGNVRSARHFFESSPQAEGKTGLEVGKLQKVTLAEEAKGDVRHQKWRFESQPLEHIGEQKKEVIRTVNVEEDLTQEDGTSCRADVRKNCWVFETQPMDTLKDDSNTRPVTKEEIVAGNVSSARHYFETTPAEEIKELVEVGKLKKTVALVEERGDVRHQKWRFESQPLEEIREEKKDIIRTIDLEEIDKVDIQNFKHIFESAESSRGDEPQKIQIEGVTSGSVKSNKNLFESTTLYAMQDHTGHFHEVKTVRREEVVKGDVTTCKWMFETRPIDQFHECIDKYQVIKGISKHQIESGDVKTAKWLFETQPLDSIKYFSNIEDDEAVGTSNNIDIVKGDVKTCKWLFETKPMDILYEKVKLEDEGSEEIQKGDVKTCTWLFETQALDTLHDETETVLKTCTVNQEDIRGKDVKTACFLFETENVSQEETGSFKRVTEIDIASGDVSRMKYIFENQTGNIMTSTSEEVLQKLKNVWTEDAHKGDVVNCKWLFENRHVDGPEESTCNRTVNDVQGGDVDKGRFIFETYSLDEIKSSSETDEELIKMQKIICEEEEKGDVRNYTMMFENQPLYAIQDKAGLYHEVTTVTSEEVIRGDVVGTRWLFETKPLDTIKDTDEVHIIKSVTQEDLQKGDVTSAKWKFETHPLDRIAEEKKILIRTVDDIQGGNVRKNKDHFESDALSQGSVRTVNVSEIQKGDVRTAKWRFETQSIDKIRSMSSENLIETVKTEEVAKGDVKHSVWLFEKNPLDHIKEVDEDEDHRTVTQEEISKADVKTTMWLFETTPFDSFNESKIERTEILGKSVKGTLEELYSQKMVRSKGILIEADEIGDVRMAKYQLMNKQAPEIQREEVIKCDIQTVMMNLLNTQVKQKQHISIDTEEKGNISSTVKQLFNQERCTSIEKEEIIRGDIQEAVKNLFNENDSGKHGILIQEDEMGDVQMTIYSLLNKEENVNVEKQDIVRGDIKSALQKLSGSDKSDQAVKITVDASERGNVNFYSTCIESGSLDYLRQLNLGSEESLQCTAEKEKIIGGDIKSTKLLLGCNRTPIERTVEDVIPGDVHNTVKVFMSEPTLERPHKEEIIKGDLRAALTSLSESANQNVVVEKEEVVKGDIPKALRCLERAHKQYKEVEKPEIVPGNIKGAMRSLEKSSTSKAETVVEDLVQGDVKGMLKSLELAKQGLRDVEREEIIKGDIRIAMQSLQDASSEKKSCQQTADIQGDVRGTIQLLMEPPSSPKLQRSSSLEDDVKGDVKMSIRSLYEGQEHTQLEKEEVIKGDVKGTIKSLLETAQRETPKLRAYRRVRVKQSPPVKNLPVDAQRHIQKIKTAKTVETAQKNQSTGGDLLITKAGSEEKSIQQSTTIMEHKTITQNHGVKTLKTEFRNLKSSPKAIIKVNNKSKVQTNIFKAQVQEPDLPLPPPPPPVDDTDLPPPPPPPPPPPSVDSDIEQLPPPPPPPPLAGEQDFLPPPPSQQELESMPKQATPPSPVIAKKMTVKKVKGPALHPVPKLEPKVELSKTRHVEHKSEKVEEISRSQSKASDTSRTFSLEFPAPPQSPKSVNKVHVTPVRFTPPPSPTPPMRGPISKFSTPLIKAEEKYRKLKEASTPPTTPVPTTFHDSVSVALEILSTKEQSSNTSLEQMGANTASLKVLPDSQSSDSTRRVVVANTAGSNISTSKKIITDLTVISSVKQEITSNETSKVVSIKKTSLKSVSSGHLSAQPVTADKDQSFGGDTPKAKAMPKNQKAKTSNKSEDRNYANEISNEKEKPEPIVSSVENVKSTKCESQDISTLELFKNLHTAQQSDKMRADISPKDTQEKASDLTAEAEKTTPNTNGKTGKQNHKGKKTSRQEKQAGIKTTSEHTKMISQDVKTEVMEATEVTVISKSTDITSEPKQDIKAVNVSTAAVCETAAVTERQQEASSPLKKKKKSKKSKGGGQPGQGKESTDSKTDTGAQIHKSVREEHVQVKKEAINTESKADHSVQKEKAAQKDVKSPQKKKGTHPFQQGEEKQHRENLVTVISTVQSEQSEFPRSTTEGREESSKKHVQILLSDITEITSCSANTGSKSEKALLSKDPHWAISMGSNCEVENSQKHSELLPPEPKLMQLDSNDATEKHEWEKSVSGSPTPRISKISIGSSKIETQTKKIFHDRNREEASRCRSVDLRAPSPSLRMRSPSPTFITIESRRTDSSQRVTPSPTLLHRPSTPPTPPPRRCDTPTTRLTRITPSPTFDRAENLPRLKDATAKLSRGVTPPPPLMPQQISEKKSGIVELPATFHRQIRLDSHLLDAAVTSAETEKAKKSFPGMAQADVNSQHMEKDQADTSEVVIATKIQSRSETPTRVCERDTGDADVSEPSCATVKEKRQFFEEAQKAEINKTYTRKEPTAIPKRLDPDFEKCGEEKKKKEKDELSKVDMLTSANNFESPEGKLDLMKDLMSLTDWLENDAGMGESIKEKADILEQEIQTFDIQAVKNVFELGEQISSHREKKKSEEQPLSDLTGLTEAASKQQSSQETIRPSQKSTSEHVVETVGAENTPAFTERKSVTEHFSNVDEFGKKVTGTRTSVTAHSESVSAQPFSYADAVKRKTVSRRETCDADATENLLRNFHQTWAESETVFKSLGYTVSEETTSQLVSHQRTTVLSGSSTKVGAVHGMSEESLPDGCSHSGQKKIP from the exons ATGCCAAGAAAGTGGAGCCCTGTCGAGCGTGCTGACCTGTGTCCCCTCCCTAATGCAGCCACAGTCCCCCGCTGGTGCTGTTGCACCACAGTGGAAATTCAATCAACGGCAAGACACGTCTCTGCCTTCTCTCCCCCCACTGGGCCCATTATTGACACATTCATAGAAAGAGCATTATCCAACGCTGGATTAGAGTCGCCTCAGCCGTCTGAGATACTGCTGGCCTCCTTTTTACAG gTCACGGAAGAGTCGGCAGTCTGTTCCCTGCCAGTGGGATTTGCCAGTGTGAGGAAGCTGTTTGAGACCCAGCAAACTGCAAACTCACACAGTGTTACCCAGTTTCAGCTCCACCAAACAACTGTGCAG GAAATGTCTGACTCAGAGGTGATCGTATCGACCAGGCAGGTGCTCCCTGGCAGCGAGTCGCTAGATTGCAACCAACAAACAATG GTGTCATACTGCAGCAATAACCTGGAATCTAGTTCTGACAACCGTCAAAATGAAGCAG ATGAAGAATTTCCCAGGTACACTACAAAAGAACTGAGGGCTCACTTTGAAAGGACAATAGAGGAGGCGGCTCCACAAAAACCAATTAAG ATTGACCGTGACATCAACCAATCAAAGTGGTCCTCAAATGTGAAACAGAGCCAAACCGTGACAAATGAAGTTTGCCAAACAACCACAATCGAGTCCACAAAGGCCACAGAGGTTGAAGTGACTGATAATGAGGAtttcccacccccaccaccagctGAAGATGCAGACTatctcccacccccacctccagaCTTACTTCAAATGCCAGAAAGTGAAGATGTTCCAGCATGTCAGGATTTCCCAGAACCTCCTGAACCATTAAACCCATTCAAAGATCCATTCAACAGAGAGGCTTTCTGCAAGCAGAGGAGAATGAATGAACTTAAACGCCTCTACAAGCATATTCAACCGGACATTTCTAGTATTGAGGAGTGCCACACTGATTATGATGAAACAGACAGCAATAAATTACACAGCTGCGAGTACATCTATGAAGATGATGTAGTCCACGATGATATCAATTATGATCAATGCGAGGAATGGGAAGAGATTCTCCCTGGGGATGTGCAGTCCATGCGTTGGATTTTTGAAAATAAGCCCTTGGACACAATTAGGGATGAAAGTCgcagtgaggaagatgatgagggtAAGATAACTCAGCAGGAAATCATTCTTGGAAAAGATGTGAAGCGTACAGCTTGGATGTTTGAGACCAAGCCAATGGATGAGCTGAGTACACGCAATATCAGCATGACGGAGTATAAAAACAAGTTTAACAAAATAGATAAAGGAGACGTCCGCGCGGCAGCGTGGTTGTTTGAAACCCACAGGATGGACGCTCTGAATAAGATGCATAAGGAGGAGGACTTGACCAAAGAGATTCTGTTCACAGAGAATGATGAGAATTCTACCATCTACATGATCGACAACAAGTGCATGGAAAATCTTGGGCACACCGAGACCATCGACGAGAGCCACCTGCTGACTTTAAGATCGGTACTGGAGGAAATTAAGGGAGAGGTTAAAACGGTCACAACCACTTTTGACACCCAGTTTAAATGCGTGATTATGGGACAGTCGAGCCAACTGCTAGAGATTAAATCTGTGCGCAAAACTGAAACTGAATTAGAGAACTCCATTGCCTCTCGCTGGCTTTTTGACACCCAACCTCTCACTGTGACGGACATAGGACCTACACCCTTGAGCCTCCTGTGTAGTCTTTCCATGGAGGACAGTAATAAAGGTGATTGGGGAAGGTGGTTGTTTgagataaaaacattaaattctcTCCAAGACTTGGAAAAACCAAAAGCAGAGAATGAAGAGGTGATAGGAGCCGATGTCCGAAAGCACTGCTTGGTGTTTGAAACCCAACCGATGGATTCTCTGAAAGATGATTCTAACGCAAGGCCTCAGACCATCGAAGACATTATTGGAGGCAATGTTAGATCTGCGAGACACTTTTTTGAAAGCAGCCCACAGGCAGAGGGGAAGACCGGCCTGGAGGTGGGAAAACTTCAAAAGGTTACCCTGGCCGAAGAAGCCAAAGGCGACGTGAGACACCAAAAGTGGCGCTTCGAGAGTCAACCTCTAGAACACATTggagagcagaagaaagaagTTATTCGCACAGTAAACGTTGAGGAAGACCTGACGCAGGAGGATGGCACAAGCTGCAGGGCAGATGTGCGTAAGAACTGCTGGGTGTTTGAGACACAGCCGATGGATACGTTAAAGGATGACTCAAATACTCGACCAGTGACCAAAGAGGAGATTGTTGCAGGCAATGTGAGTTCTGCAAGGCATTATTTTGAGACTACTCCAGCTGAGGAGATAAAAGAGCTGGTAGAGGTGGGAAAACTCAAAAAAACAGTAGCTCttgtggaggagaggggagatgtCAGACATCAGAAATGGCGATTTGAAAGCCAGCCTCTTGAGGAAattagagaagaaaagaaggacatCATCAGAACAATTGACCTGGAAGAAATCGATAAAGTGGACATCCAAAACTTCAAGCACATCTTTGAGAGCGCAGAGTCAAGCAGGGGGGATGAGCCTCAAAAGATTCAAATAGAGGGTGTCACGTCAGGCTCAGTGAAGTCTAATAAAAACCTGTTTGAGTCGACTACTCTCTACGCCATGCAGGACCACACAGGTCACTTTCATGAGGTGAAAACAGTTCGCCGTGAAGAGGTGGTGAAAGGAGATGTAACAACGTGTAAATGGATGTTTGAAACACGACCAATTGACCAGTTTCATGAATGTATTGATAAATATCAAGTTATCAAGGGCATATCCAAGCATCAAATCGAGTCTGGGGACGTTAAAACAGCAAAGTGGTTGTTTGAAACACAGCCGCTGGATTCTATTAAGTATTTCAGCAATATAGAAGATGATGAAGCTGTGGGCACAAGCAACAATATAGACATCGTGAAGGGAGATGTAAAAACCTGCAAATGGCTCTTTGAGACTAAACCGATGGACATCTTGTATGAAAAAGTCAAGTTAGAGGATGAAGGATCAGAAGAAATACAGAAAGGAGACGTCAAAACCTGCACGTGGCTGTTTGAGACACAAGCACTTGATACTCTTCACGATGAGACAGAGACTGTGCTGAAAACATGCACCGTCAATCAAGAGGACATAAGAGGAAAAGACGTAAAAACAGCCTGTTTTCTCTTTGAGACAGAGAATGTTAGCCAAGAGGAGACCGGCTCTTTCAAACGTGTCACCGAAATAGACATTGCATCTGGAGATGTGTCAAGGatgaaatacatttttgaaaACCAAACAGGCAATATCATGACTTCAACATCTGAAGAAGTGTTGCAGAAGCTGAAGAATGTATGGACAGAGGATGCACACAAAGGAGACGTGGTGAATTGCAAATGGCTGTTTGAAAACCGGCACGTCGATGGCCCCGAGGAATCAACATGCAATCGCACAGTGAATGATGTTCAAGGAGGAGATGTAGATAAGGGGCGTTTTATTTTTGAGACCTACTCCTTAGATGAAATTAAGTCGTCCTCGGAGACAGACGAAGAGCTGATTAAAATGCAGAAGATTatctgtgaggaagaggagaaaggcgATGTGAGAAATTACACCATGATGTTTGAAAACCAGCCCCTTTATGCCATTCAAGACAAAGCAGGTCTTTACCATGAAGTCACCACCGTCACAAGTGAAGAAGTGATACGAGGAGATGTGGTGGGAACGCGTTGGTTATTTGAAACCAAGCCCCTTGACACTATCAAGGACACAGATGAAGTTCATATAATTAAGTCTGTCACACAGGAGGATTTACAAAAAGGAGATGTCACCTCTGCCAAGTGGAAATTTGAGACACATCCACTCGACAGGATCGCCGAAGAAAAGAAGATTTTAATAAGAACTGTAGATGACATCCAAGGAGGAAatgtcaggaaaaacaaagatcatTTCGAGTCTGATGCCCTGTCACAGGGGTCTGTTAGAACAGTAAATGTAAGTGAAATACAAAAAGGCGATGTGAGGACTGCAAAATGGAGATTTGAAACACAGTCAATTGATAAGATTAGAAGCATGAGCTCCGAAAACCTGATCGAAACTGTTAAAACAGAAGAGGTCGCGAAGGGTGACGTCAAGCATTCAGTCTGGCTTTTTGAGAAGAATCCTCTTGACCACATTAAAGAGGTCGATGAGGATGAAGACCATCGGACTGTCACTCAAGAGGAAATCTCCAAAGCAGATGTGAAGACGACAATGTGGCTCTTTGAGACAACGCCATTTGACAGCTTTAATGAGTCCAAAATTGAGAGGACTGAAATCTTGGGGAAAAGTGTTAAGGGAACTCTTGAGGAACTTTACAGTCAAAAAATGGTGAGGTCGAAGGGAATACTCATTGAAGCTGATGAAATAGGTGATGTTAGGATGGCAAAATACCAGCTAATGAATAAGCAGGCTCCAGAGATTCAGAGAGAAGAAGTTATTAAATGTGATATACAGACTGTTATGATGAACCTGCTGAACACACAGgtaaaacaaaagcagcataTAAGCATAGATACAGAAGAAAAAGGGAACATTAGTTCCACAGTAAAACAGCTATTTAACCAAGAGAGATGCACAAGCATTGAAAAGGAAGAAATAATACGCGGTGACATTCAGGAAGCTGTAAAGAATCTCTTCAATGAAAATGATTCAGGAAAACATGGAATCCTTATTCAGGAGGATGAAATGGGAGATGTACAGATGACAATTTATTCCCTtctgaacaaagaggagaatGTTAATGTTGAGAAACAGGACATTGTAAGAGGAGATATAAAGAGTGCTCTTCAGAAACTCTCTGGCTCAGATAAGTCAGATCAAGCGGTGAAGATAACTGTGGATGCATCAGAAAGGGGAAATGTCAACTTTTATTCCACATGTATTGAATCTGGCTCTCTTGACTATCTCAGACAGCTTAATTTGGGATCTGAGGAGTCTCTCCAATGcacagcagaaaaagagaaaattatCGGAGGTGACATCAAGAGCACAAAACTCCTCCTTGGATGTAATCGAACACCGATTGAGCGAACCGTGGAAGATGTTATACCTGGTGATGTTCATAACACGGTGAAAGTTTTCATGTCGGAACCAACTCTAGAAAGACCTCACAAGGAAGAAATAATCAAAGGAGATTTAAGGGCTGCTTTGACGTCCTTGTCTGAATCAGCAAATCAGAATGTTGTTgtagagaaagaggaggtggtgAAGGGTGATATACCGAAAGCCCTGCGGTGCCTGGAGAGGGCTCATAAACAGTACAAAGAGGTTGAAAAGCCAGAAATTGTCCCAGGAAATATAAAAGGAGCCATGAGATCACTGGAAAAGTCATCAACCTCCAAAGCTGAAACTGTTGTCGAAGATTTAGTCCAAGGAGATGTGAAAGGCATGTTAAAATCTCTGGAACTGGCAAAACAAGGGCTCAGAGATGTTGAAAGAGAAGAAATCATTAAGGGCGACATTCGCATCGCAATGCAGAGTCTACAGGATGCCTCTAGTGAGAAGAAATCATGTCAGCAGACAGCAGATATTCAGGGAGATGTGAGAGGAACTATTCAGCTCTTAATGGAGCCTCCATCCTCACCCAAATTACAAAGGAGCTCCAGCCTGGAAGATGACGTGAAGGGTGATGTCAAGATGTCAATTAGGTCACTGTATGAGGGGCAAGAGCACACACAGCTTGAGAAAGAAGAAGTGATAAAAGGTGATGTCAAAGGGACAATTAAATCCTTATTGGAAACCGCACAACGTGAAACACCTAAACTCAGAGCATACAGAAGAGTTCGCGTGAAACAAAGCCCCCCAGTGAAAAACCTCCCTGTTGATGCACAGAGACACATACAAAAgatcaaaacagcaaaaacagtcgaaactgcacaaaaaaatcaatccaCTGGTGGTGATTTGTTGATAACAAAGGCAGGCTCTGAGGAGAAGTCTATTCAGCAATCAACAACAATAATGGAGCATAAGACAATAACGCAGAATCATGGAGTCAAAACTTTGAAGACAGAGTTCCGAAATCTGAAGTCGAGTCCAAAAGCTATAATAAAAGTCAATAATAAATCCAAAGTGCAGACAAATATTTTCAAAGCTCAGGTGCAAGAACCTGACCTgccactcccacctcctcctccaccagtgGATGACAcagatcttcctcctcctcctcctcctcctcctcctcctccctctgttgaTTCTGACATTGAacagcttcctcctccaccacccccacctcctcttgcTGGTGAGCAGGACTTcctgccacctcctccatctcagCAGGAACTTGAGAGCATGCCAAAACAGGCAACGCCACCATCGCCAGTAATAGCAAAAAAGATGACAGTAAAAAAAGTGAAAGGCCCAGCTCTACACCCGGTTCCAAAACTGGAGCCCAAAGTAGAACTCAGTAAAACTCGACATGTGGAGCATAAATCAGAAAAAGTTGAAGAAATCAGCCGGAGCCAATCAAAAGCATCTGACACATCAAGAACGTTTTCCCTTGAATTTCCTGCACCACCCCAGTCACCAAAATCGGTTAACAAAGTCCACGTGACTCCTGTGAGattcaccccacccccctctcctaCGCCTCCTATGAGAGGGCCAATCAGTAAATTTAGCACTCcattaataaaagcagaagaaaaatacCGCAAGCTAAAAGAAGCCAGCACACCTCCAACCACCCCAGTGCCCACTACCTTTCATGACTCGGTTAGCGTTGCCCTTGAAATACTGTCCACCAAAGAGCAGTCAAGTAACACTTCGTTAGAACAGATGGGAGCCAATACGGCATCCTTGAAGGTTCTTCCTGACTCCCAATCAAGTGATTCAACCAGGCGTGTTGTTGTGGCAAATACTGCAGGTAGCAACATCTCGACCAGTAAGAAAATCATTACAGATTTGACCGTAATATCGTCGGTGAAGCAGGAAATCACCTCTAACGAAACATCTAAGGTTGTGTCCATTAAAAAGACCTCATTGAAGTCAGTTTCCTCCGGTCACCTATCAGCTCAGCCTGTCACGGCTGACAAAGACCAGAGCTTTGGCGGTGACACGCCAAAAGCAAAAGCCATGCCCAAAAATCAGAAGGCAAAGACCTCCAACAAATCAGAAGATAGAAATTATGCTAATGAAATCtctaatgaaaaagaaaaacctgaacCGATTGTCTCTTCTGTggaaaatgtaaaatcaacCAAATGTGAATCTCAAGATATATCAACGCTGGAATTATTCAAAAATCTCCACACAGCTCAGCAGAGTGACAAGATGAGAGCAGATATTTCTCCCAAAGACACCCAAGAGAAGGCCTCTGATCTGACAGCGGAGGCGGAAAAGACTACTCCCAacacaaatggaaaaacagGCAAACAAAATCATAAGGGGAAAAAGACCAGTCGGCAGGAAAAGCAAGCAGGGATAAAAACAACCAGTGAGCACACAAAAATGATTTCACAGGATGTCAAGACAGAAGTGATGGAAGCCACCGAGGTGACTGTGATCAGTAAATCTACAGATATAACGTCAGAGCCAAAGCAGGACATTAAGGCTGTTAATGTCtccactgctgctgtctgtgaaACTGCTGCAGTAACAGAGCGCCAACAGGAAGCTTCAAGtccattaaagaagaaaaagaagtccAAAAAGTCTAAAGGAGGTGGACAGCCTGGTCAGGGGAAAGAATCGACAGATTCAAAGACAGATACAGGAGCACAAATTCACAAAAGTGTAAGAGAGGAGCACGTTCAAGTCAAGAAAGAAGCAATTAACACCGAGAGCAAAGCTGATCACAGTGTCCAGAAGGAGAAAGCTGCCCAGAAGGATGTAAAATctccacaaaagaaaaaaggaacccATCCTTTTCAGCAAggtgaagaaaaacaacacagagaAAATTTGGTTACTGTGATTTCTACAGTTCAGTCAGAGCAAAGTGAATTCCCAAGGTCTAcaacagagggaagagaagaatcTAGCAAGAAACACGTCCAAATTCTGCTGTCTGACATCACAGAAATAACTTCATGTTCAGCAAACACTGGTTCAAAATCAGAAAAAGCTCTGCTCAGTAAGGACCCACACTGGGCCATAAGCATGGGGAGCAACTGTGAAGTGGAGAATTCTCAGAAGCATTCTGAACTCCTTCCTCCAGAACCCAAATTGATGCAATTAGACAGTAATGATGCAACAGAAAAGCACGAATGGGAGAAATCTGTTTCTGGCAGCCCAACACCGAGAATATCAAAGATCAGCATTGGTTCTTCCAAGATTGAAACgcaaacaaagaaaatcttCCACGACAGAAATAGAGAAGAAGCAAGTCGGTGCAGGTCTGTTGACCTTCGGGCTCCATCACCTTCCCTACGGATGCGTTCCCCTTCACCAACCTTTATTACCATTGAATCGCGACGAACGGACTCGTCCCAGAGAGTGACCCCCTCGCCCACCTTACTGCACAGGCCATCCACACCACCCACTCCACCACCACGTCGGTGCGACACCCCGACGACTCGCCTCACCAGAATCACGCCCTCGCCAACATTTGACAGAGCGGAAAATCTTCCACGACTCAAAGACGCGACGGCCAAACTCTCACGTGGCGTCACCCCGCCACCACCGCTCATGCCCCAGCAGATCTCAGAGAAAAAATCAGGGATTGTGGAATTGCCCGCCACATTCCATCGGCAAATCAGACTCGATTCCCATCTCTTGGATGCTGCAGTGACATCAGCTGAAACAGAGAAGGCCAAAAAGAGTTTTCCTGGGATGGCTCAGGCCGATGTAAATTCTCAGCATATGGAAAAAGATCAAGCTGACACTTCAGAGGTTGTGATTGCAACTAAAATCCAAAGTAGGTCTGAGACTcccacacgtgtgtgtgaacGAGATACCGGAGATGCAGATGTGTCAGAGCCGTCATGCGCAACTGTCAAAGAAAAGAGGCAGTTTTTTGAAGAAGCTCAAAAAGCTGAAATCAATAAAACCTACACGCGAAAGGAGCCCACTGCAATTCCTAAAAGACTAGACCCAGATTTTGAAAAGTgtggggaagaaaaaaagaagaaagaaaaagatgagcTTTCTAAGGTGGACATGTTGACTTCTGCAAACAACTTTGAATCACCAGAGGGCAAATTAGATTTGATGAAAGACCTCATGTCTCTTACAGACTGGCTTGAAAATGATGCTGGAATGGGAGAGTCTATTAAAGAGAAAGCAGACatcctggagcaggagatcCAAACATTTGATATTCaggctgttaaaaatgtttttgaatTAGGTGAACAAATTTCCTCTCatagggaaaagaaaaagagtgaaGAGCAGCCTTTGTCAGATCTTACAGGGTTAACAGAAGCTGCCTCAAAGCAGCAGAGTTCTCAAGAGACAATCAGACCCTCACAGAAGAGCACCTCCGAGCATGTGGTAGAAACCGTGGGAGCAGAGAACACGCCAGCGTTCACTGAAAGAAAATCAGTCACGGAGCATTTCTCGAATGTGGACGAGTTTGGTAAGAAGGTCACCGGAACAAGGACATCTGTCACTGCGCACTCCGAGAGCGTGTCAGCTCAACCCTTTTCCTATGCTGATGCAGTCAAGAGAAAAACAGTCAGCCGAAGAGAAACCTGCGACGCCGACGCAACGGAGAACCTGCTTCGAAATTTTCACCAGACGTGGGCAGAGAGCGAGACCGTTTTCAAGAGCCTCGGCTACACTGTTTCTGAGGAGACCACATCCCAATTGGTGTCACATCAGAGGACGACTGTGTTGTCTG GTTCGAGTACCAAGGTCGGAGCTGTGCACGGTATGTCGGAGGAGAGCCTACCCGATGGATGCTCTCATagtggacaaaaaaaaataccatAA